The proteins below come from a single Chryseobacterium nepalense genomic window:
- a CDS encoding SRPBCC family protein, whose translation MKSEIIFNRDPESASIYVMKMYNAEVSVIWDYFTKSELLDQWWAPKPWQCETKTHEFKKGGTWLYSMLGPEGERHYAKVKYGEITEHRSFDGTDSFCDENGNANPDFPETKWLFGFTGVEEGTKVTVNIHFASEQAMNQLLEMGFEQGFKAGLNQLESILSSYDI comes from the coding sequence ATGAAATCTGAAATCATTTTTAACAGAGATCCGGAATCTGCCAGTATTTATGTCATGAAAATGTATAATGCTGAAGTTTCTGTAATTTGGGATTATTTCACGAAATCCGAATTGCTTGATCAATGGTGGGCTCCAAAACCATGGCAATGTGAAACAAAAACTCACGAATTTAAAAAAGGAGGAACCTGGCTGTATTCAATGCTAGGTCCTGAAGGAGAAAGGCATTATGCTAAAGTAAAGTACGGAGAAATAACGGAACACCGGAGCTTCGACGGGACAGACTCTTTCTGCGATGAAAACGGAAATGCAAACCCGGATTTTCCAGAAACAAAATGGCTGTTCGGATTTACAGGAGTGGAAGAGGGTACGAAAGTAACGGTAAATATTCATTTTGCATCTGAACAAGCGATGAACCAGCTTTTGGAGATGGGATTTGAACAAGGTTTCAAAGCGGGTTTAAATCAATTGGAAAGTATTCTCAGTAGTTATGATATTTAA
- a CDS encoding S9 family peptidase, whose product MEAPKAKKIEKILETHSDKRIDNYFWLNERENPEVIKYLEEENAYADFVMKDTEPLQEQLFEEMKARYKKDDESLPYFFNGYWYIVRYEEGKEYPIFCRKQKSLDNNEEIILDVNILAEGESYFEVGSVAVSPNNELASFSTDNVSRRIYSINFKDLKTGKILSDKIENTTGKAVWTNDNEHVFYIRKDESLRAFQVFRHKLGTDTSEDVLIFHEKDDTFDVNVFKTKSLEYIFIASSSTISDEHRFIPSDNVFADWTIIQPRIDDLEYSVEHYEDEFYIITNADDAFNFKIVKTKISNCGIENWVDVIPHRPEVLLEGFEIFKNYLVLEEREQGLLQIKIIDEKTQESHYLPFSDPTYTAYIGVNLEFDTEVLRYGYTSLTQPSSTYEYNMKEKTTKLLKQQEVLGGKFLAENYISERIWADSRDGNSKVPISLVYHKDTKKSADTPLLLYGYGSYGHTVDASFSNVRLSILDRGFIYAIAHIRGGEYLGREWYEEGKMLFKKNTFFDFIDAAKFLVKENYTSAKHLYAMGGSAGGLLVGAVMNYEPSLFNGIVAQVPFVDVVTTMLDETIPLTTGEYDEWGNPNDEEYYQYMKEYSPYDNIEAKEYPNVLITTGLHDSQVQYWEPAKWTAKLRELKTDNNILIFKTDMSAGHGGASGRFESLKEDALEYAFLLKLENKND is encoded by the coding sequence ATGGAAGCTCCAAAGGCAAAAAAAATAGAAAAAATCCTTGAAACACACAGTGATAAAAGAATTGACAATTATTTCTGGCTTAATGAAAGGGAAAATCCGGAGGTCATAAAATACCTTGAAGAAGAAAATGCCTACGCTGATTTCGTCATGAAAGATACGGAACCACTGCAGGAACAACTTTTTGAAGAAATGAAAGCCCGTTACAAAAAAGATGATGAATCATTACCTTATTTTTTCAACGGGTACTGGTATATTGTTCGTTATGAAGAAGGAAAAGAATATCCTATTTTCTGCAGAAAGCAGAAAAGCTTAGACAACAATGAAGAAATAATTCTTGATGTTAATATTCTGGCGGAGGGCGAAAGCTATTTCGAAGTGGGAAGCGTTGCCGTTTCTCCGAATAATGAACTCGCTTCCTTTTCAACGGACAATGTAAGCCGTAGAATTTACAGCATCAATTTTAAAGATTTAAAAACAGGCAAAATCCTTTCGGATAAAATTGAAAATACCACTGGAAAAGCAGTCTGGACCAATGATAATGAACATGTTTTTTATATCAGAAAAGATGAAAGCTTAAGAGCTTTTCAGGTATTCAGGCATAAACTTGGAACGGATACTTCAGAAGATGTTTTAATTTTCCATGAAAAAGATGATACTTTTGATGTGAATGTTTTTAAAACAAAATCTTTAGAATATATTTTTATCGCAAGCTCCAGCACCATTTCGGACGAACATCGATTTATTCCTTCGGATAACGTTTTTGCAGACTGGACAATTATTCAACCGAGAATCGACGACCTGGAATATTCTGTGGAGCACTATGAAGACGAATTTTATATCATCACTAATGCTGACGATGCATTTAATTTTAAAATCGTAAAAACAAAGATCAGCAACTGCGGCATAGAAAACTGGGTTGATGTTATTCCTCACCGCCCGGAAGTTCTCCTCGAAGGTTTCGAGATTTTTAAAAACTATCTTGTTCTGGAAGAAAGAGAACAAGGACTCCTGCAGATTAAGATCATTGATGAAAAAACGCAGGAATCTCATTATCTGCCTTTTTCAGATCCAACATATACGGCCTATATCGGAGTGAATCTTGAATTTGACACAGAAGTATTACGCTATGGCTATACTTCCTTGACGCAACCAAGCTCAACATATGAATATAATATGAAGGAAAAAACCACCAAACTTCTTAAGCAACAGGAAGTTTTGGGCGGAAAATTCCTTGCAGAAAATTATATCTCCGAACGAATCTGGGCAGACTCAAGAGACGGAAATTCAAAAGTTCCGATTTCTTTGGTTTATCATAAAGACACAAAAAAATCTGCGGATACTCCTTTACTTTTGTATGGTTACGGAAGTTATGGACATACCGTAGACGCAAGTTTTTCGAATGTGAGGCTGTCAATTTTAGATAGAGGTTTTATTTATGCCATTGCTCATATCAGAGGCGGAGAATACCTTGGAAGAGAGTGGTACGAGGAAGGGAAAATGCTATTCAAAAAAAATACATTCTTCGATTTTATTGATGCCGCCAAATTTTTAGTGAAAGAAAATTATACGTCTGCGAAACATTTGTACGCGATGGGCGGAAGTGCGGGAGGTTTGCTTGTAGGTGCGGTTATGAATTACGAGCCATCTCTATTCAACGGTATTGTTGCTCAGGTTCCTTTTGTGGACGTGGTTACCACCATGTTGGACGAAACCATTCCATTAACGACTGGGGAATATGATGAATGGGGAAATCCAAACGATGAAGAATACTATCAATACATGAAGGAATATTCACCTTACGATAATATAGAAGCGAAAGAATACCCAAATGTACTGATTACAACAGGCTTGCATGATTCTCAGGTACAATACTGGGAACCCGCGAAATGGACTGCAAAGTTACGTGAGCTTAAAACCGACAATAACATTCTCATTTTCAAGACCGACATGAGCGCAGGCCACGGCGGAGCAAGCGGAAGATTTGAATCTTTAAAGGAAGACGCTTTAGAATATGCGTTTTTATTAAAATTAGAAAACAAAAATGATTAA
- a CDS encoding uroporphyrinogen-III synthase, with amino-acid sequence MRIKSILVSQPAPSESSPYLDIAKKEKIKIDFRPFIHVEGVDNKELRTQKIDLTQYTGIIFTSKNAIDHYFRLAEELRFAVPDTMRYICQSEAIANYLQKHIVYRKRKISFGEKNFSDLLPLFKKFPTEKYLLPSSDVLSPDIVKTMEASNVDWKRAIMYRTVCSDLTDINVKDYDMLIFFSPQGIKSLQQNFPDFKQEETKIGVFGTTTLAAAEEAGLKVDLMAPTKETPSMTMALEKFIKSLHK; translated from the coding sequence ATGAGAATAAAGTCAATATTGGTTTCTCAACCAGCGCCAAGTGAGTCGTCTCCGTACCTGGATATTGCAAAGAAGGAAAAGATAAAAATAGATTTCCGCCCTTTCATCCACGTAGAAGGAGTTGACAATAAAGAATTGAGAACACAGAAGATCGATCTTACGCAATATACCGGAATTATTTTCACGAGTAAAAATGCGATTGATCATTACTTCAGATTAGCAGAAGAGCTGCGTTTTGCGGTTCCTGACACGATGAGATACATCTGCCAGTCTGAAGCAATTGCCAATTATCTTCAGAAACATATTGTGTACAGAAAAAGAAAGATCAGCTTCGGAGAAAAGAATTTTTCGGATCTTCTTCCTTTATTCAAAAAATTCCCGACAGAGAAATACCTTTTGCCATCTTCTGATGTATTGAGCCCTGATATTGTGAAAACAATGGAAGCCTCCAATGTAGACTGGAAAAGAGCCATCATGTACAGAACGGTTTGCAGCGATCTTACCGATATCAATGTAAAAGATTACGACATGCTGATATTCTTCAGTCCGCAGGGTATTAAATCATTACAGCAGAATTTCCCGGACTTCAAACAGGAAGAAACAAAAATTGGCGTTTTCGGAACCACAACGTTGGCTGCTGCTGAAGAAGCAGGGCTGAAAGTAGATCTTATGGCGCCTACAAAGGAAACTCCGTCTATGACAATGGCTCTGGAAAAGTTTATCAAATCGCTTCACAAGTAA
- a CDS encoding DUF4271 domain-containing protein, with protein MMTSFFISVCKDSLFNLFILYKIIYNFAKKYPLPLSQHFTNHIRIPENNDWVIFILLGCIFLYLFMMNIIERGANLKDFLLQKYFDASNNLPSWAITSCVTALTLSVLISQYIPTVPKYIADLQVLGYQLNKFGFCLLAVIFFYMIKSGLGFLFFQSTGDGKKWTVFYFTATKFYFILSFILIVLCVTHYYFPLDRNKMFLYYFYFFSFVFIFKVFFYLFHKNNILPEKWYYKFLYICTLQIAPLLLLWKLLFF; from the coding sequence ATGATGACGAGCTTTTTCATTTCAGTTTGCAAAGATAGTTTATTTAACCTTTTTATTTTATACAAAATAATCTATAATTTTGCAAAAAAATACCCTTTGCCGTTATCACAACATTTTACAAATCACATAAGAATACCTGAGAACAACGATTGGGTGATCTTTATATTGTTGGGCTGCATCTTTTTGTACCTTTTTATGATGAATATCATTGAGAGGGGAGCCAATTTAAAAGACTTTCTGCTACAGAAATATTTTGATGCGAGTAACAATCTTCCGAGCTGGGCGATCACTTCGTGCGTTACCGCTCTTACTTTATCCGTACTGATTTCGCAGTATATTCCTACTGTCCCAAAGTATATTGCCGATCTTCAGGTCTTGGGATATCAGCTGAACAAATTCGGATTCTGTTTACTTGCAGTGATCTTTTTTTATATGATTAAATCCGGTTTGGGATTTTTATTTTTTCAGAGTACGGGTGACGGAAAAAAGTGGACTGTTTTTTATTTTACTGCGACAAAATTTTATTTTATACTGTCTTTCATCCTTATTGTTTTATGTGTAACTCACTATTATTTCCCGCTGGACAGAAATAAAATGTTTTTGTATTACTTCTACTTTTTTTCTTTTGTATTCATTTTCAAGGTTTTTTTCTATTTATTTCACAAGAATAACATCTTACCTGAAAAATGGTATTATAAATTTTTGTATATTTGCACCCTCCAAATTGCACCTCTTTTGTTGCTTTGGAAATTATTATTTTTTTAA
- a CDS encoding polyprenol monophosphomannose synthase produces the protein MKKLVIIPTYNEKENIENIISAVFALEDDFHILVVDDSSPDGTAEQVKELQKTHPHFLHLSVRRVKDGLGKAYIHGFKWAIENKYDYIFEMDADFSHNPADLPKLYEACLNADMAIGSRYSKGVNVVNWPMGRVLLSYFASKYVRFVLGLPIHDTTAGFVCFSRNVLEEIGLDNVRLKGYGFQIEMKFRTFKKGFKIVEVPIIFTNRILGESKMNGGIIHEAVFGVLNLKWKSIINRL, from the coding sequence ATGAAAAAGCTCGTCATCATTCCCACCTATAACGAAAAGGAAAATATTGAAAATATTATTTCCGCAGTTTTTGCATTGGAAGATGACTTTCATATTCTGGTAGTAGATGATTCGTCTCCCGATGGCACCGCAGAGCAGGTAAAAGAATTGCAGAAAACACATCCCCACTTTTTGCATTTATCAGTAAGAAGAGTGAAAGACGGATTAGGAAAGGCATATATTCACGGGTTTAAATGGGCCATTGAAAATAAATACGATTATATTTTTGAGATGGATGCGGATTTTTCCCACAACCCGGCTGATCTTCCGAAGCTTTATGAGGCGTGTCTGAATGCTGATATGGCCATCGGATCAAGATATTCTAAAGGGGTAAATGTTGTGAACTGGCCAATGGGAAGGGTTTTGCTTTCCTATTTTGCTTCAAAATACGTGCGATTTGTTTTGGGACTTCCTATTCATGATACAACAGCAGGTTTTGTCTGTTTTTCAAGAAACGTATTGGAAGAAATCGGACTGGATAATGTGAGATTAAAAGGATATGGGTTTCAGATCGAAATGAAATTCCGAACTTTTAAAAAAGGATTCAAAATTGTAGAAGTACCTATTATTTTTACCAACAGGATCCTGGGAGAAAGCAAAATGAATGGCGGAATCATTCATGAGGCGGTTTTTGGAGTTTTAAATTTAAAATGGAAATCAATCATCAACAGATTATGA
- a CDS encoding DUF4296 domain-containing protein translates to MKKLIFFFVLISLFSCGDYIDKPKNLVSQDKMAEIMADLAINDQATFMYPNSNLEAGTRYVLKTHHVNSADYIESFKYYVVKEKMNGIVEDAQKILLKKDPKAEKYVKDKMSKTGNTENLPLLSR, encoded by the coding sequence ATGAAAAAATTGATCTTCTTCTTCGTACTGATATCTTTATTCTCATGCGGAGATTATATTGATAAGCCAAAAAATCTTGTTTCACAGGATAAAATGGCTGAAATTATGGCAGATCTGGCCATCAACGATCAGGCAACTTTCATGTATCCGAATTCAAATCTTGAGGCAGGAACAAGATATGTTCTCAAAACCCATCATGTAAACTCAGCGGATTATATTGAAAGCTTTAAATATTATGTGGTGAAGGAGAAAATGAACGGGATTGTTGAAGATGCGCAGAAAATATTGTTGAAAAAAGATCCGAAGGCGGAAAAATATGTAAAGGATAAAATGAGTAAGACCGGGAATACTGAAAATCTTCCTCTTTTATCAAGATAA
- the tgt gene encoding tRNA guanosine(34) transglycosylase Tgt encodes MQKFFTIEKTSQGKARAGELTTDHGKIQTPIFMPVGTVASVKTVHQRELKEDIKAQIILGNTYHLYLRPGMDTMQEAGGLHQFMNWDLPILTDSGGFQVFSLASSRKMSEEGARFKSHIDGSYHMFSPEKSMEIQRQIGADIFMAFDECVAYPCEYNQAKSSMELTHRWLKRCIDWTENNPELYGHKQRLFPIVQGSTYSDLRKISAQVIAEAGAEGNAIGGLSVGEPEEEMYRITDEVTDILPKEKPRYLMGVGTPWNILESIGLGIDMMDCVMPTRNARNAMLFTWKGVMNMKNEKWKKDFSPLDEFGTSFVDREYSKAYVRHLFVSKEYLAKQIASIHNLAFYLDLVKVAREHILAGDFYEWKNSVVPVLRQRL; translated from the coding sequence ATGCAAAAGTTTTTTACCATAGAAAAAACCTCTCAGGGAAAGGCAAGAGCCGGAGAGCTTACTACAGATCACGGTAAGATCCAAACCCCGATTTTTATGCCTGTTGGAACGGTAGCAAGTGTGAAAACAGTTCACCAGAGAGAATTAAAAGAAGATATCAAAGCCCAGATTATTCTGGGAAACACTTATCATTTATACCTTCGTCCGGGAATGGACACCATGCAGGAAGCAGGAGGTCTTCATCAATTCATGAACTGGGATCTTCCGATCTTAACGGATTCCGGGGGCTTTCAGGTGTTTTCATTGGCAAGCAGCAGAAAGATGTCTGAAGAAGGCGCAAGATTCAAATCTCACATCGACGGAAGTTACCACATGTTTTCGCCAGAAAAATCCATGGAAATTCAAAGACAGATCGGTGCTGATATTTTTATGGCCTTTGATGAATGTGTTGCGTATCCATGCGAATACAACCAGGCCAAATCATCCATGGAGCTTACGCACCGCTGGCTGAAAAGATGTATTGACTGGACAGAAAATAATCCCGAATTATACGGACACAAACAAAGGTTGTTTCCCATCGTTCAGGGATCAACCTATTCTGATTTAAGGAAAATATCCGCACAGGTAATCGCAGAAGCCGGTGCTGAAGGAAATGCCATTGGCGGACTTTCCGTAGGTGAGCCTGAAGAAGAAATGTACAGGATTACCGATGAGGTTACCGATATTTTACCAAAAGAGAAGCCAAGATACCTTATGGGAGTAGGAACTCCATGGAATATCCTGGAATCAATCGGCCTGGGAATCGATATGATGGATTGTGTAATGCCCACAAGAAACGCAAGAAATGCCATGCTTTTCACATGGAAAGGGGTAATGAATATGAAGAATGAAAAGTGGAAAAAAGACTTTTCGCCGCTGGATGAGTTTGGAACAAGTTTCGTAGACAGAGAATATTCAAAAGCATATGTAAGGCATTTGTTTGTTTCTAAAGAATATCTTGCCAAACAGATTGCCTCTATTCATAACTTAGCTTTTTATCTGGATTTGGTGAAAGTTGCTAGAGAACATATCTTAGCGGGAGATTTTTATGAATGGAAAAATTCGGTTGTTCCGGTTCTTCGTCAACGATTGTAA
- a CDS encoding biotin--[acetyl-CoA-carboxylase] ligase translates to MSQLFYLKESSSTNDEISKFLLYENSDFVALHTFNQTRGRGQYGNTWSSAAEKNLAYTLAIKAENFSLSGFMFNYYTAILIHDFLANLTGNTVKIKWPNDIILKNKKIVGILIEKKKINQNNYFIVGAGFNILQEKFDEISNAGSILTQTGQYFNLNDFTQGLHDFLVENFNKFPSEDEIMSRFNNSLFRKNEISVFELNEKRQNGIIKNADRNGNLWIDLENDGLHSFYHKEIKLLY, encoded by the coding sequence ATGAGTCAACTCTTCTATTTAAAAGAATCCTCTTCTACTAATGACGAAATTTCCAAGTTTTTACTTTATGAAAATTCTGATTTTGTTGCGCTTCACACTTTTAATCAAACCCGGGGCAGGGGTCAATACGGAAATACATGGTCATCAGCCGCTGAAAAAAATTTAGCCTATACTCTAGCGATAAAGGCGGAAAATTTTTCGTTGTCCGGTTTCATGTTCAATTATTATACCGCAATTCTTATTCATGATTTCCTGGCCAATTTGACTGGAAATACCGTAAAAATAAAATGGCCTAATGATATCATCCTTAAAAATAAAAAAATCGTCGGAATTCTGATTGAAAAGAAAAAAATTAATCAAAATAATTATTTTATCGTTGGCGCAGGCTTTAATATCCTTCAGGAAAAATTTGATGAAATATCAAATGCAGGCTCTATTTTAACACAAACAGGACAATATTTCAATCTAAATGACTTCACGCAAGGTCTTCATGATTTTCTCGTTGAAAACTTTAATAAATTCCCCTCTGAAGATGAAATAATGAGCCGTTTCAATAACAGTCTGTTCAGAAAAAATGAGATTTCTGTATTTGAACTTAACGAAAAGAGACAAAATGGCATTATTAAAAATGCTGACAGAAATGGAAATCTATGGATTGACCTGGAGAATGATGGTTTACATTCATTTTATCACAAAGAAATAAAACTGCTTTACTGA
- the rsfS gene encoding ribosome silencing factor has protein sequence MNKTAEKQELLDKIVEAIQDVKGEDIMIFDLSNIENSVAETFVICSGNSNTQVAALAGSVEKKVRNELKERPWHVEGTENAMWVLVDYVSVVVHIFQKQVREYYDIEELWGDAVITKIENEF, from the coding sequence ATGAATAAAACAGCAGAAAAACAAGAATTATTAGATAAAATCGTTGAGGCAATTCAGGATGTAAAAGGAGAAGATATCATGATCTTCGATCTTTCAAACATTGAAAACTCTGTCGCAGAGACCTTTGTGATATGCAGCGGAAACTCAAACACGCAGGTAGCCGCACTCGCAGGTAGTGTTGAAAAGAAAGTGAGAAACGAGCTTAAAGAAAGACCTTGGCATGTAGAAGGGACTGAAAATGCAATGTGGGTGCTGGTAGACTATGTTTCAGTAGTTGTCCATATTTTCCAGAAACAGGTACGTGAGTATTACGATATAGAGGAGCTTTGGGGTGACGCTGTCATTACCAAAATCGAAAATGAATTTTAA
- the ftsH gene encoding ATP-dependent zinc metalloprotease FtsH, with the protein MNNKGFNWFFPIMIVALVLFFVVNSMGDSGAKTIDEDGFFKEMQAGKIQRVLIDKQAQKADVFLTQAAKTATVKKDDKANPFSSLSMAPKADYTLKYGDLRLFLEKFDALKQQNPQITTSKDYAEGESPLMSILIQALIWIAILGLFYFLLFRRMGSGGGPGGQIFSIGKSKAKLFDEKERIQVTFKDVAGLEGAKEEVQEVVDFLKNSEKYTKLGGKIPKGVLLVGPPGTGKTLLAKAVAGEAKVPFFSLSGSDFVEMFVGVGASRVRDLFAQAKAKSPAIIFIDEIDAIGRARGKNNFSGGNDERENTLNQLLTEMDGFGTDTNVIVMAATNRADILDKALMRAGRFDRSIYVDLPELHERRQIFDVHLKKIKLDDNVDREFLAKQTPGFSGADIANVCNEAALIAARNNHTSVTKQDFLDAVDRIIGGLEKKNKAIKPSEKKRVAYHEAGHATISWLVEHASPLLKVTIVPRGRSLGAAWYLPEERQLTTTEQMLDEMCATLGGRAAEQVIFNNISTGALSDLESVTKRAQAMVTIYGLSPNIGNISYYDSSGQSEYNFGKPYSEETAKKIDIEIKGIIETQYDRAVQILTENKDKLDALANKLLEKEVIFREDLEEVFGKRAWDPELTEKPVTNTIPASQQPNEIIIKDKEEDSEIQAPESPTQI; encoded by the coding sequence ATGAACAATAAAGGATTTAACTGGTTTTTTCCTATCATGATTGTGGCACTCGTGCTGTTCTTTGTGGTTAATTCCATGGGTGACAGCGGAGCAAAGACAATCGACGAAGATGGTTTCTTTAAAGAAATGCAGGCAGGAAAAATCCAGAGAGTTTTAATAGATAAACAAGCCCAGAAGGCTGACGTGTTTTTAACACAGGCTGCCAAGACAGCTACCGTAAAAAAAGACGATAAAGCAAACCCTTTTTCAAGCCTCTCGATGGCACCAAAAGCAGATTACACGCTTAAATATGGAGACCTGAGATTATTTCTTGAAAAATTCGATGCTTTAAAACAACAGAATCCTCAGATTACCACATCTAAAGATTATGCAGAAGGTGAAAGCCCGTTGATGAGTATTCTGATTCAGGCATTAATCTGGATCGCTATTTTAGGACTATTTTATTTCCTTCTTTTCAGAAGAATGGGAAGTGGAGGCGGCCCCGGAGGACAGATTTTCTCCATCGGTAAATCCAAAGCAAAACTTTTTGATGAGAAAGAAAGAATTCAGGTTACATTCAAAGATGTTGCAGGATTAGAAGGGGCGAAAGAAGAAGTACAGGAAGTAGTGGATTTCCTTAAAAATTCAGAAAAATATACGAAACTGGGAGGTAAAATTCCTAAAGGAGTACTTTTGGTAGGGCCTCCGGGAACCGGTAAAACGCTATTGGCAAAAGCAGTGGCAGGGGAAGCTAAGGTTCCTTTCTTCTCACTTTCAGGTTCAGATTTCGTGGAAATGTTTGTGGGAGTAGGAGCTTCCAGAGTAAGAGATTTATTTGCTCAGGCTAAAGCTAAATCACCGGCAATTATTTTTATCGACGAGATTGATGCGATCGGTCGTGCCAGAGGGAAAAACAACTTCTCAGGCGGAAATGATGAAAGAGAAAATACATTAAACCAGCTTCTTACGGAAATGGATGGTTTCGGAACAGATACCAACGTCATCGTAATGGCTGCAACCAATAGAGCGGATATTCTTGATAAGGCATTGATGAGAGCAGGGCGTTTCGATCGCTCCATCTATGTTGATCTTCCTGAATTGCATGAAAGAAGACAGATCTTTGATGTTCATTTAAAGAAAATCAAGCTTGATGATAATGTAGACCGAGAGTTTTTAGCAAAACAAACCCCTGGTTTCAGCGGTGCAGATATTGCCAATGTATGTAATGAGGCGGCATTAATTGCGGCAAGAAACAACCATACTTCAGTTACAAAACAGGATTTCCTTGACGCGGTAGACCGTATTATCGGTGGTCTTGAAAAGAAAAATAAAGCGATTAAACCTTCTGAAAAGAAAAGAGTGGCTTATCATGAAGCAGGACATGCTACCATTTCATGGTTGGTAGAACACGCTTCACCTCTTTTAAAGGTAACGATTGTTCCGAGAGGACGTTCTTTAGGAGCAGCATGGTATCTTCCGGAAGAAAGACAGCTGACGACTACTGAGCAAATGCTCGACGAAATGTGTGCTACTTTAGGGGGAAGAGCTGCAGAGCAGGTAATCTTTAACAATATTTCGACAGGAGCTCTTTCTGATTTGGAAAGTGTTACGAAAAGAGCACAGGCAATGGTTACGATCTACGGATTAAGCCCGAATATCGGTAATATATCTTATTATGACAGTTCAGGTCAGTCTGAATACAATTTCGGAAAACCATATTCTGAGGAAACAGCAAAAAAAATCGATATAGAGATCAAAGGCATTATTGAAACTCAGTATGACCGTGCCGTTCAGATTCTGACTGAAAATAAGGATAAGCTCGATGCGCTTGCCAATAAACTTCTGGAAAAAGAAGTAATTTTCAGAGAAGATCTTGAAGAAGTATTCGGAAAAAGGGCTTGGGACCCGGAATTAACGGAAAAACCGGTTACCAATACGATTCCTGCCTCACAGCAGCCGAATGAAATTATCATTAAAGATAAAGAGGAAGATAGTGAAATTCAGGCACCTGAAAGTCCTACACAAATCTAA
- a CDS encoding LUD domain-containing protein: protein MNLFKRIVSKLTNQPEEEEKPSLEKLGDSLKNADLDYKFAQLFTHSGGFFNYCADEAEALKTLHQIIKIEGISNVFCWDKDLQNFLNVVKTPYTEELQGNNDASFITCEYLIAYDGRIMLSHNNILHYHSSRLPNKIIVMANVSQIVNNLNDAMGKIKRNGNIKNLTSISGAQSKLDTSSNSNTKLFLLLLED from the coding sequence TTGAATTTATTCAAGAGGATTGTAAGCAAACTTACCAACCAGCCTGAAGAAGAAGAAAAGCCAAGTCTGGAAAAGCTCGGAGATTCGCTTAAAAATGCGGATCTTGACTATAAATTTGCCCAATTGTTTACTCATTCAGGAGGATTTTTCAATTACTGTGCGGATGAAGCAGAGGCATTAAAAACACTACACCAGATTATCAAAATAGAGGGAATCAGCAATGTTTTCTGCTGGGATAAAGATCTCCAGAATTTTTTAAATGTTGTAAAAACTCCTTACACTGAAGAACTTCAGGGTAATAATGACGCAAGTTTTATCACCTGTGAATATCTTATTGCCTACGATGGGAGAATTATGCTTTCCCATAATAATATTTTGCATTACCACTCTTCAAGACTGCCCAACAAGATTATTGTAATGGCTAACGTTTCACAGATCGTGAATAATCTCAATGACGCGATGGGGAAAATCAAAAGAAACGGGAATATCAAAAACCTTACTTCTATCAGCGGAGCACAGTCGAAACTGGATACTTCTTCCAACAGCAACACCAAACTTTTTTTATTGTTGCTTGAAGATTAG